One Catharus ustulatus isolate bCatUst1 chromosome 2, bCatUst1.pri.v2, whole genome shotgun sequence genomic window carries:
- the DYRK1A gene encoding dual specificity tyrosine-phosphorylation-regulated kinase 1A isoform X1 yields the protein MHTGGETSACKPSSVRLAPSFSFHAAGLQMAGQMSHSHQQYSDRRQQNISEQQVSALSYAEQLEQPIPLTNQRRMPQTFRDPATAPLRKLSVDLIKTYKHINEVYYAKKKRRHQQGQGDDSSHKKERKVYNDGYDDDNYDYIVKNGEKWMDRYEIDSLIGKGSFGQVVKAYDRVEQEWVAIKIIKNKKAFLNQAQIEVRLLELMNKHDTEMKYYIVHLKRHFMFRNHLCLVFEMLSYNLYDLLRNTNFRGVSLNLTRKFAQQMCTALLFLATPELSIIHCDLKPENILLCNPKRSAIKIVDFGSSCQLGQRIYQYIQSRFYRSPEVLLGMPYDLAIDMWSLGCILVEMHTGEPLFSGANEVDQMNKIVEVLGIPPTHILDQAPKARKFFEKLPDSTWNLKKTKDGKREYKPPGTRKLHNILGVETGGPGGRRAGESGHTVADYLKFKDLILRMLDYDPKTRIQPYYALQHSFFKKTADEGTNTSNSVSTSPAMEQSQSSGTTSSTSSSSGGSSGTSNSGRARSDPTHQHRHSGGHFTAAVQAMDCETHSPQVRQQFPPPIGWTATEAPTQVTVENHPVQETTFHVNPQQQNALHHHHGNSSHHHHHHHHHHHHHGQQALGSRTRPRVYNSPTNSSSTQDSMEVGHSHHSMTSLSSSTTSSSTSSSSTGNQGNQAYQNRPVAANTLDFGQNGAMDMNLTVYSNPRQETGIAGHPTYQFSANTGPAHYMTEGHLAMRQGIDREESPMTGVCVQQSPVASS from the exons GAGGAGAGACTTCAGCATGCAAACCTTCATCTGTTCGGCTTGCACCATCGTTTTCATTCCATGCTGCTGGCCTTCAGATGGCTGGACAGATGTCCCATTCTCATCAGCAGTACAGTGACCGGCGGCAGCAGAACATCAGCGAGCAGCAGGTGTCGGCCTTGTCCTACGCGGAGCAGCTCGAGCAGCCGATCCCCCTGACCAACCAG AGGCGGATGCCCCAAACTTTTCGTGATCCAGCCACTGCTCCATTGAGGAAACTCTCTGTAGATTTGATCAAAACATACAAGCATATTAATGAG gtttactatgcaaaaaaaaaacgGCGGcatcagcagggccagggagatGATTCCAGTCacaaaaaggagaggaaagttTACAATGATGGGTATGATGATGACAACTACGACTACATcgtgaaaaatggggagaagtGGATGGACCGCTATGAGATCGACTCTTTAATAGGCAAAGGATCCTTTGGCCAG GTTGTGAAGGCTTATGACCGAGTGGAGCAGGAGTGGGTGGCCATCAAAATCATCAAAAACAAGAAGGCTTTCCTAAACCAGGCCCAGATTGAAGTGAGACTGCTGGAGCTGATGAACAAACATGACACTGAGATGAAGTACTACATAG tGCATTTGAAGCGCCACTTCATGTTCAGGAACCACCTGTGCTTGGTGTTTGAGATGCTGTCCTACAACCTGTACGACCTGCTGAGGAACACCAACTTCCGCGGCGTGTCGCTCAACCTGACGCGCAAGTTCGCGCAGCAGATGTGCACGGCCCTGCTCTTCCTGGCCACCCCCGAGCTCAGCATCATTCACTGTGACCTAAAACCAGAGAACATCCTGCTCTGCAACCCCAAAAGGAGCGCCATCAAGATTGTGGATTTTGGCAGTTCGTGTCAGCTTGGGCAGAGG ATATACCAATATATCCAGAGTCGTTTTTACCGATCACCAGAGGTGCTACTGGGAATGCCTTATGACCTTGCAATTGATATGTGGTCCCTTGGGTGTATTTTAGTCGAGATGCACACTGGAGAGCCTCTCTTTAGTGGGGCAAATGAG GTGGATCAGATGAATAAAATAGTGGAAGTTTTGGGGATACCACCAACCCACATCCTCGACCAAGCACCCAAAGCAAGAAAATTCTTTGAGAAGTTGCCAGATAGCACTTGGAACTTGAAGAAGACCAAAGATGGAAAAAGG gaATACAAACCACCGGGAACTCGCAAACTCCACAATATCCTGGGAGTCGAGACCGGAGGGCCGGGTGGGCGCCGTGCTGGGGAGTCAGGTCATACTGTAGCTGACTACTTGAAGTTCAAAGACCTCATCTTAAGGATGCTTGACTATGACCCCAAGACACGAATCCAGCCCTACTACGCCCTGCAGCACAGTTTCTTCAAGAAAACGGCGGACGAAGGTACCAACACGAGTAACAGCGTGTCCACGAGTCCTGCCATGGAGCAGTCACAGTCTTCAGGAACCACCTCTAGTACATCTTCAAGCTCAG GTGGATCTTCTGGCACGAGCAACAGCGGAAGGGCGCGGTCGGACCCCACACACCAGCATCGACACAGCGGTGGGcacttcactgctgctgttcaggcTATGGACTGTGAGACACACAGCCCACAG GTTCGACAGCAGTTTCCTCCTCCCATCGGTTGGACCGCCACCGAAGCTCCCACCCAGGTCACCGTGGAGAACCACCCGGTTCAAGAAACCACCTTCCATGTCAACCCTCAGCAACAGAATGCATTACACCATCACCATGGCAACagctcccaccaccaccaccatcaccaccaccaccaccaccaccatggACAGCAAGCCTTGGGCAGCCGGACCAGGCCGAGAGTCTACAATTCTCCAACAAACAGCTCCTCCACCCAGGATTCTATGGAGGTGGGCCACAGTCACCACTCCATGACATCCCTGTCTTCCTCAACTACTTCTTCCTCTACATCTTCCTCCTCTACTGGTAACCAAGGCAATCAGGCCTATCAGAACCGCCCAGTGGCTGCTAATACCTTGGACTTTGGACAGAACGGAGCTATGGACATGAATTTAACAGTCTACTCTAATCCGCGCCAAGAAACTGGCATAGCTGGACATCCCACGTACCAGTTTTCTGCTAATACAGGTCCTGCTCATTACATGACTGAAGGACACCTTGCCATGAGGCAAGGCATTGATAGAGAAGAGTCTCCCATGACAGGAGTTTGTGTTCAGCAAAGTCCTGTGGCTAGCTCGTGA
- the DYRK1A gene encoding dual specificity tyrosine-phosphorylation-regulated kinase 1A isoform X2, with the protein MAGQMSHSHQQYSDRRQQNISEQQVSALSYAEQLEQPIPLTNQRRMPQTFRDPATAPLRKLSVDLIKTYKHINEVYYAKKKRRHQQGQGDDSSHKKERKVYNDGYDDDNYDYIVKNGEKWMDRYEIDSLIGKGSFGQVVKAYDRVEQEWVAIKIIKNKKAFLNQAQIEVRLLELMNKHDTEMKYYIVHLKRHFMFRNHLCLVFEMLSYNLYDLLRNTNFRGVSLNLTRKFAQQMCTALLFLATPELSIIHCDLKPENILLCNPKRSAIKIVDFGSSCQLGQRIYQYIQSRFYRSPEVLLGMPYDLAIDMWSLGCILVEMHTGEPLFSGANEVDQMNKIVEVLGIPPTHILDQAPKARKFFEKLPDSTWNLKKTKDGKREYKPPGTRKLHNILGVETGGPGGRRAGESGHTVADYLKFKDLILRMLDYDPKTRIQPYYALQHSFFKKTADEGTNTSNSVSTSPAMEQSQSSGTTSSTSSSSGGSSGTSNSGRARSDPTHQHRHSGGHFTAAVQAMDCETHSPQVRQQFPPPIGWTATEAPTQVTVENHPVQETTFHVNPQQQNALHHHHGNSSHHHHHHHHHHHHHGQQALGSRTRPRVYNSPTNSSSTQDSMEVGHSHHSMTSLSSSTTSSSTSSSSTGNQGNQAYQNRPVAANTLDFGQNGAMDMNLTVYSNPRQETGIAGHPTYQFSANTGPAHYMTEGHLAMRQGIDREESPMTGVCVQQSPVASS; encoded by the exons ATGGCTGGACAGATGTCCCATTCTCATCAGCAGTACAGTGACCGGCGGCAGCAGAACATCAGCGAGCAGCAGGTGTCGGCCTTGTCCTACGCGGAGCAGCTCGAGCAGCCGATCCCCCTGACCAACCAG AGGCGGATGCCCCAAACTTTTCGTGATCCAGCCACTGCTCCATTGAGGAAACTCTCTGTAGATTTGATCAAAACATACAAGCATATTAATGAG gtttactatgcaaaaaaaaaacgGCGGcatcagcagggccagggagatGATTCCAGTCacaaaaaggagaggaaagttTACAATGATGGGTATGATGATGACAACTACGACTACATcgtgaaaaatggggagaagtGGATGGACCGCTATGAGATCGACTCTTTAATAGGCAAAGGATCCTTTGGCCAG GTTGTGAAGGCTTATGACCGAGTGGAGCAGGAGTGGGTGGCCATCAAAATCATCAAAAACAAGAAGGCTTTCCTAAACCAGGCCCAGATTGAAGTGAGACTGCTGGAGCTGATGAACAAACATGACACTGAGATGAAGTACTACATAG tGCATTTGAAGCGCCACTTCATGTTCAGGAACCACCTGTGCTTGGTGTTTGAGATGCTGTCCTACAACCTGTACGACCTGCTGAGGAACACCAACTTCCGCGGCGTGTCGCTCAACCTGACGCGCAAGTTCGCGCAGCAGATGTGCACGGCCCTGCTCTTCCTGGCCACCCCCGAGCTCAGCATCATTCACTGTGACCTAAAACCAGAGAACATCCTGCTCTGCAACCCCAAAAGGAGCGCCATCAAGATTGTGGATTTTGGCAGTTCGTGTCAGCTTGGGCAGAGG ATATACCAATATATCCAGAGTCGTTTTTACCGATCACCAGAGGTGCTACTGGGAATGCCTTATGACCTTGCAATTGATATGTGGTCCCTTGGGTGTATTTTAGTCGAGATGCACACTGGAGAGCCTCTCTTTAGTGGGGCAAATGAG GTGGATCAGATGAATAAAATAGTGGAAGTTTTGGGGATACCACCAACCCACATCCTCGACCAAGCACCCAAAGCAAGAAAATTCTTTGAGAAGTTGCCAGATAGCACTTGGAACTTGAAGAAGACCAAAGATGGAAAAAGG gaATACAAACCACCGGGAACTCGCAAACTCCACAATATCCTGGGAGTCGAGACCGGAGGGCCGGGTGGGCGCCGTGCTGGGGAGTCAGGTCATACTGTAGCTGACTACTTGAAGTTCAAAGACCTCATCTTAAGGATGCTTGACTATGACCCCAAGACACGAATCCAGCCCTACTACGCCCTGCAGCACAGTTTCTTCAAGAAAACGGCGGACGAAGGTACCAACACGAGTAACAGCGTGTCCACGAGTCCTGCCATGGAGCAGTCACAGTCTTCAGGAACCACCTCTAGTACATCTTCAAGCTCAG GTGGATCTTCTGGCACGAGCAACAGCGGAAGGGCGCGGTCGGACCCCACACACCAGCATCGACACAGCGGTGGGcacttcactgctgctgttcaggcTATGGACTGTGAGACACACAGCCCACAG GTTCGACAGCAGTTTCCTCCTCCCATCGGTTGGACCGCCACCGAAGCTCCCACCCAGGTCACCGTGGAGAACCACCCGGTTCAAGAAACCACCTTCCATGTCAACCCTCAGCAACAGAATGCATTACACCATCACCATGGCAACagctcccaccaccaccaccatcaccaccaccaccaccaccaccatggACAGCAAGCCTTGGGCAGCCGGACCAGGCCGAGAGTCTACAATTCTCCAACAAACAGCTCCTCCACCCAGGATTCTATGGAGGTGGGCCACAGTCACCACTCCATGACATCCCTGTCTTCCTCAACTACTTCTTCCTCTACATCTTCCTCCTCTACTGGTAACCAAGGCAATCAGGCCTATCAGAACCGCCCAGTGGCTGCTAATACCTTGGACTTTGGACAGAACGGAGCTATGGACATGAATTTAACAGTCTACTCTAATCCGCGCCAAGAAACTGGCATAGCTGGACATCCCACGTACCAGTTTTCTGCTAATACAGGTCCTGCTCATTACATGACTGAAGGACACCTTGCCATGAGGCAAGGCATTGATAGAGAAGAGTCTCCCATGACAGGAGTTTGTGTTCAGCAAAGTCCTGTGGCTAGCTCGTGA